ATAAAATTCTATTTATTTAAATCTCTTCGCAACAGGCTGATAGATTTATATAAAAAAGAGAGCTTCACAATAACCTTCAACAATTCGACTCTACTTGACACTCTTTTTACTGATACTCAAAACACACCGGAAAGCAGGTTAATTAAAGGGGAAGAGTCAGATGAGATCGAAAAAAAGATTGAAGAAATGCTTTCTCTCTTATCTCCGCGACAAAGAGAAATCATCTATCTTCACTTTATTCAGGAACAGGATTATAAACATGTAGCGGAGATAATGGATATTAATTATGATAATTGCCGTAAATTGGTATATAAAGCCTTGTTAACCTTACGTAATAAATACGATGGTATAATATTTATTATTTATTTCACATACTTGATATATGAATTATCCACAGCGCCATTTCATTTCCCTTCTCCTCTTCTGCAATAGTGAACTATTCTTCTGGATTTTGTATGCAAAGGATGTGGATTTGTTAATTTATCATTATTTTTACTAAATACAGGCGACATTCCCAAGTTTTATCTGTCTTGTTAATACGTTATAAAATCTTTAAATAGTTTTATCAACAAAATTTTCCCCAATTATGATAAGCAATAGTCGCCCTTTTCATAAAACTCATTCTGAATTGCTACGAGATAAAAAATATCTATTGTGGCGATTTTCTCCTTCAAGAGAATTAGACAGATATTGGAATGTATTGATAAAACAAAATCTTGAATTACAGAAGGAAATTGATATTGCTGATGGATACCTGAAAAAAAAGTCTTTTCCAAAAAGATATCTCAAAGTAGAGAAAAAAGAAAAAATCCTTCAGGAGATATTATTTTCAGTACAGCAAAAAAGAAAAAACAAAGAGAAAAAGAGAGAGAGAATCCTAAGATTAGTAAGTTACGGGACAGTAGCTTCAATTCTGCTATTAATAGGAATGTTTATATATCAAATATCTCAATCTGGCTCCACCGGACAAATATCAATCTATCAAAATGAGACTGAAAGTATTCAGCTTATAACTACTGGTAAGACAACATTGTTTGATAAAAATATCAGTTTGCAAATTGATAAAATGGGTATAGCAAGAATCCCAGATGATAACAAAGGGGGAGAGGTTGAAATTGCAATGAGCAAGAATGGGCTCAATAAACTTATAGTACCTTACGGAAAACGTACAACAGTTACCCTCTACGACGGAACAAAGATTTGGCTCAATTCAGGTTCTACACTGACCTTCCCTTCAGAGTTCGAAGAAAATAAGCGCGAAATATCAATAACAGGCGAGATGTATATAGAAGTGGCTGAAAATAAAAAAGCACCTTTTTTTGTTAAAACATCCGATTTTTGTGTCAGCGTGTTAGGAACAAAATTTTGTATTTCGGCGTATGAAAAACAGCCACAGACTGTTGTACTAGCGGAAGGCAAAGTGAATTTAATGGCAAAAAAAACAAAAAAAGATATAGATTTTCTGCTTATGCCAAACGAAATGGCATTACTCAATAACAATCACTCATTTAGCAAGCGTCAGGTTGATGCATCGCAATATATCACCTGGACTAAAGGGTATATAATACTTAATGAAACGCCCGTAGAGGATTTATTGAATTACATAGCACGAAATTATAATTTCTCGTTAAAATGTACAAATGCTACAAACCTGAAAGGTCTTACATGCAATGGGAAACTATATCTTTCTGATAATATAGACAATGTAATGAAATCAATCGCAATACTATCTAACACAACATATAAGAAAGAAAATAACACAATTTACATAAGAAATAATAAAAAGATCGCAAAATAGATTACAACTAACAAAATGTTTTCAGTATAAATGGCTAAAATAATTATCATCTCATTGTTTATCATCTACATAACCATACTTTTCAATCATTATATTATCACACACAATGTAACCAATAAAAGTATTTCGCATCATGAAGAATAAATGTATAAGACAACAGGGAAAACCTGATAATGCCAAAATGGTATTTAAAATGTTCAAGGTTTTGAATGTATTACTACTTGCTGTAATTCTTTCTGCAAACGCAACAACCTTTTCACAGGAGACTTATATCAGCATCAGGCTTGATAATGTATCCATTAAGCAAGTGATTTCTGAAATTGAGAAAAAAAGCGACTTCATTTTTCTTATACCTGGTAATCTGAACGATGAGATGAGTA
This portion of the Petrimonas sulfuriphila genome encodes:
- a CDS encoding RNA polymerase sigma factor; this translates as MPSCGNIAEIYNNYVDDMYTYAIYLGFKEYDIIDAIQDVFVNLCELNRDIKKISNIKFYLFKSLRNRLIDLYKKESFTITFNNSTLLDTLFTDTQNTPESRLIKGEESDEIEKKIEEMLSLLSPRQREIIYLHFIQEQDYKHVAEIMDINYDNCRKLVYKALLTLRNKYDGIIFIIYFTYLIYELSTAPFHFPSPLLQ
- a CDS encoding FecR family protein; protein product: MISNSRPFHKTHSELLRDKKYLLWRFSPSRELDRYWNVLIKQNLELQKEIDIADGYLKKKSFPKRYLKVEKKEKILQEILFSVQQKRKNKEKKRERILRLVSYGTVASILLLIGMFIYQISQSGSTGQISIYQNETESIQLITTGKTTLFDKNISLQIDKMGIARIPDDNKGGEVEIAMSKNGLNKLIVPYGKRTTVTLYDGTKIWLNSGSTLTFPSEFEENKREISITGEMYIEVAENKKAPFFVKTSDFCVSVLGTKFCISAYEKQPQTVVLAEGKVNLMAKKTKKDIDFLLMPNEMALLNNNHSFSKRQVDASQYITWTKGYIILNETPVEDLLNYIARNYNFSLKCTNATNLKGLTCNGKLYLSDNIDNVMKSIAILSNTTYKKENNTIYIRNNKKIAK